In Styela clava chromosome 6, kaStyClav1.hap1.2, whole genome shotgun sequence, the genomic window GATTTCTAACATGAGATAGCATTAAGTGCCTTGAAATGTAACAACTTCGAAATAATGAGTAtatgagtatatatataaattattttaaatcaacattaaAAACTCATTCGATTAGAATGATAGCATACGATTTTTCATCTTTGATTTATCTCAAATATGGCCGTACAAAACATCAATGTAAACTATGATGAATGAACATACTTGATCATCGCCACCATCTATTACATCATCTATTTTATCTCCTGAAGATATTTTCGTTTTTTGATTCCATTCTggcttttcattttttgttgatttggtTACTGGtgtagtttgattcaatttggAACCTAAAAACAATTTGAAGTTGAAAGTACATAAATCAGATTATAGCTAGCAGTAGCACCATTTTTTACTTGTTGAATAGAAGTATAAATTTTCTTGTCTTGCCTTGCAAAAATTATCACATACTCCAGATTTCTTTTGATACTATATAAAGTTTTAATCACATAAATTATAGAATGTGTAATGAAAATAAACTCAAATTCCATAGTCAAATCTTTTATGAAATAATAGCACGAAAATGTGCAATAATTTTTATAACTTCAGCAGTCTATATTCTTTAAAAAATCcatgtcaaaaataaaaatattatatttgattataAACAGGGTGAGGTGAAAAAACCTCccgtattttaaattttttatgaattaattaagaaatgaaatacagttttttTGCCCCATTTCCCCACCatgtatataatatttatttagttaTAATGACATATtcgaaatatgaaaaatgagACTGCTTATACCaagtattataatattataaatgtgAAAGAATAATTAGACGATTAGGAGCTAAATTCactaacatttattttaaacttgGCCTTCTTGTAAATATCAACTATAATATATGCCaaatattgtaaataaaataaagaaaacctAGAAATACCTGATTTTGATTTAGCGGGAGATTTCTTTGAATGTGTTTGCCAAGGTTTGTCATACTTTCTGACCTCAGGTGATGTTGAATGTTGTGATGTTTTATCTCTGGGAGAAGTTGGTTTCATTTGTGCAGGTGCTATTAGTCGAAGATTTCaaattgagaaaatttgaaaaattgagaaaaaatatcAGTGTTTGGAACAATGAGacatttgaaataattaaaaatgtatGATAAATGATAGATAATATGCTttaggtcagtggttcccaaacttctTGGTATTGCTGACGCCCTGAAAAATGATCAAGATGTGACTTCCTGTGAAAAACGTTTTTGATACCTTTTAATAAAAAACCTTCtttgcaatgagtttcataAAAATTATGCCTGAAGGGAACTGCCGGGGTGTCAATATTGAGTCATTCGAATAAACGCGTAGACGAAGTGCTGAACGACGCTCAACATGCCCATGTTCATGAAAGGATTAGAAATGAATGATATGCATGGCTCGAGCTGACCGACTCTGtgtttgtgatgtcataattggaacaGCATTAAATGACCCGTGACGTTAGTGAGATCACTAATACCTAGATAAAATTGATCgttacaataataaatatattgtcaTCTCCAGTTCAAGTGTGATTCAAACGAGAATTCCGACTTTTCTACGCACCACAGGTACAAttccacaaaagaaaaaaagttttgcGATGCCCTAGCAAAATTCAAACGACGCACTTTGGCGTCTCGGCGCCCACTTTGAGAACCACAGCTTTAAGTAATCAAATGATTAGCTATCACCTTACAAATCTAAAAGTAGGCCTAAATAATTTAAGATACTAACCTGTGGCCCACAGCATTGCATTACTGCTGATTTCTACTTTGTTTTCTTTAGTTGTAGTGCTGTCATCCCGTACAATCTGAAGAAAAgttcttttaaataaaaataataacaagattTAGAAAGAATGTAAGAACTATTTCTTACgtgctttatttttttttctttattttgcaataaatttgcCAAATAATGTATTGGACTCGCTGGCAGATCTTTGATTAACTTTCCCATCATTTCCTAAAAAAGAGAAAAGACATTATTGTCATAACATAAATAATTGGTTTAAATCCCAGAGAGATAATTGTGTGTCTCCAAGTCTATTCATCTAACAACCAGTTAGCTACTCCCTACCTGAGCTGGACCAGAAACTAGGCAATATCTCTTTCATACATAAATTAGGATGGAATTGCATAGCTGATTTGGAGAAGAGGAAATGGAATATCTATCCATAGGGTTTTTCTAACagaaaaattaaagaaaacaatTGTATGTGTATTACGGTAATCGTAATCATGAATTTGCTTTTATTCACAagacaaataatttaaataaaaaaatgtggtgaaaaaatgatattcaaaaaattgttcCGAAAGTTGAAGCAAAATCTACCATATTTACAGCAAAACTGATTTTGAACAAATctaagaatattaaaaaaaatagcaataaatgtcaaacctcaaaaagttcactaatctTGTTTTGCCGCAGataattttgaattcttgttTTAGATGAAGACATCTTACTTATAATTATTCACTACATATAGGCTACacaaaaaactataaaaaaaagcaaaaatattaagaatcaaaatggtataatatatattcaattgaaaaatataatccatgtgaattgaaacaaattatTAGCGAATAAAAGTTGATGAACAGTTCAAAGATAATGCTCATTCACGAGTATAGGAAATTGAAGAATATGAAATACAGAGACAAGCTTGCGTTTTTAATAATATAGATTTCTGGAACACAACAAATTCATATTATGTATAATGTTGGGAACATCCAGAGCAGGTCTCCCACTTTTAGAATTTGTCGAGTCTTGCgctccacctcaaaaataagTATCTAAAAAAAGCTACAAACAACAGATAGTACGGCAAAAGTATGttctattcaaaaaacatgtggatggaacataaatatccaaaatgaagaaatgtaaatatctaaaacaacgcgggcaagatcaaatctaacaaatattttcacactgatgtggttctcaaacagtggggcgtagacaattttttgagggggcgtggagctaattaaaaatgaaaatatttgttagatttgatcttgcccgcgtTTTGCATTGTTGAAATATACAATTCATTTATCAGTATTAACAGTGATGTTCAATTCAAAAATCTACTTCTTTGACAGGTTTATACAATGTTGATTatgattttgctttttcaataGACAAGGAATGCAAACACCACATTTATAAAACTTTCGACTTACTGTTCATTAGTAACACACATAAAGCTTTAAAAATCAGAATCAACCGCTGCCTTTTCAatttcataacaacaaaacgagaagtgtaaaaaaattaaaatttgaataatagtACCCAAGGAACACTTTATAATACAGAAATTCTTTTTTTCATTACTCACAAAAAGATGCAAtgactattttaaaataaatacttaTGAAGAACTATAAATATTGTTAGTTTAAATATAGTTTAAAATCTACTTTCCAagtattattaaaaatgtttaaaaaaccttgttttgaaaaattcaacattAAAGATATTTAAAAAGGCTTTTCCTTTAGAATAtagatattcaaaattattggttATTCGTAAAATTGATTATTGTTTCAACGAAATCATGAGTTacgtcaaattttgaaatttgatatgAAGCTTTTAAGAAATTGGCGTAATTACAAgttaaaaaatatgtaaaaataacataatctctttccacaaaatatcaagtatatttatgagctttcggTAGATCATATTCGCTGTTTAATCaagccatatcttgttttatctgaagaagttagactatgatctaacgaaagctcataaatatacttgatattttgtggaaagagattatgttattcctatttatctttataatactatCTCTGTCACGCATCCATGTGGCAAcagccacatacggatccggaATAGAAAGTGAACAAGGgaaaaggacctgcagttcaatacacaatattcCACAATTCAATATTCCAAATTTCatcttaaaattattttagatattttatcTTAAATTCACAAAACTatgatttatgaagattcagttgtacataaaaatcagttttatttaacaGATATCCATTTTATTTccctaaatttcaaattcaattagGTTCCTTTCTTTTGAACATCTACTGTAGATTTTGAATTATGTAGAATTTATGCTAATCACTCAATAATGAAGGAGAATAATcaatgagcaaagttacgaatCTAGTCTGAAACTACAAAAACtactgaaaatccaaaattGATTGTGGTGCGTAACACACCAGCAAGTATGATCATGCTCGCACATGAGACAACTTTACCCCAACAAAATCTTGAAGAAGAAAACATATTTTACAGTGAACAGGTATCATAAACACAGGGTTGTTTAAATTTGCCATATTCATATTAAAATTACCATATTTTACGAACCATAAGgtgcaacattaaaaaattgCTTAGATTGGGATTTTTTCCATACAAATAGCACATCTGGCTAGAAGACGCAACCGTTTTCAAGAAGTATCGGATTACGGAACAAAATTCATTGAACAAAAAAACTCTTTAGGATTATCGTATTTAATTTGAAGAAAACATAAAGTGGTGGTTGGTTTATAAATCAATAGTACCAATACTGATTTTAGGTGTAGTTAATGAAGCATAATGCTTATAAGGCGCacaatcaattttttgaaaaaagggGTTCGACAAGTGCCTTATGGTCCATTAATAGAGCAATTGAGCATGTGAAATTTTTATCATATGAAACATCAACTATATTGTCCATTTTTCTTCTGCATTAAACTTTCTCTGGCTTTAATGAAAGCCAAAATGTTAGCATCTGTATTACTATCACCAGTTGTCGGTATTTGTGACTCCTTCAAATGTCTTTGTGTCATATTAAAACCAGATCTCTGACTTTTTAAACTCAAACTTGAGTTATTTAAACTTTGATTTGTAGATTGTCTGCTCACTGAATCTGGCATAGGCAAGTTGAAACCGATTGGTGGAGACGGTTTTGCATATCCAGGCAAACCAACGTCACCAATAGGCGACACTCTTTGTAAAGGAGAGAGTGATGTGTTAGATAGAGAACgattattgaaattttgttcaaatcttTGAGGGGATTCAGGCGGAGTTCTCCAAGCTTCTGTGGTTTTGATAGGATTTTGTGGTTGTTCAATTCTGTTCAGTCGATGATGACTTGAACTAGATGGCCTTGATCGTCCACTAGGTGGCCGTTTCGTTTGTTGGTCCCACCAAACATCGAAATCTCTTTGAATTTGAACTCTAGTTCTATCTAACAAATGATGTAAATGATCAATTTCTGCTTTCATTGCTTTAAGTTTCATAAATGAGTTTTTGTATTTTAGTTTCGCTTCTTCAATTTGTTGTCTAACAAGTGCTTCTCTCTCATTTTCCTCAAACGAATCGTCTTTATCGTCGATATTACTACTCATGGTCATTTGAATAGCTctctttttctttctttgttCCAGATCCGCTTTGAGATGATTAATTGCATTTCTAGCGTTATTCACTTCCATTCCAAGTATTTTTGCTTCTCCATATCTCTGTTTTAACCGTTCTTTTTGATCCATAATGGCATCGTtttgtgaataattttgtttaaaaatttcaaatgctTCTTGGCGACCTGCAGACATATTAGGTTCTTTGACATgtgattttgaatttattaattcTTTTTCGCTGTCTTTTTGATCAGATTCATAAGTTGAACTGTTGTATCCAGATGAGGTTTGTAATTCGGAATTAGTATTAGATCTTGGAATATTTTGTGCTTGTGCATCAAGaactttttttctttctttttttaacatattgactaaaatatttatttcagtatCTCTTTGTTGTAATATTTCTTTCAATCTTTTGATTTCTAATGGACTGAGTTCTTGTTCATCATTATTAGATTGATGTTGACTCTGCGTATCCGGTCGAACATTCTCGTCACCATTTTCCTCGATGGCGGAAACTCCTTTTCTGTTCGCATACTTTTTCAACCTTCCATATGAATATTGAATCTTTCTCATATCACCACCGACATCGAGTGTTGCTTCTAAATCAGTATCGTTTAAATATGAAGCAATTAATTCATCTAAATACTGAATTTCTTCAGTTGTAAGTTGGTCACTTCGTTGTTCTCCTGTTGTTAAAGCCAACTCATCTTTCAACGActgaatttcttttttcaatctCAGTATCATAAGCTTGGGATCTAGTTCTTCATTCAATGTTGCTTCGTTTTTGATTAACGCAACACGTTGTGCGAATCGACATGTTGATATTGATTCATCTACGTTCTTTTTATCCACAGAAACAGTCGCAATCATAGTCGTCATGCAATTTCCACCGAGGCTATCACGAAGGACGGAAGTCATCATTGAATTGCGATATGGAATGTGCTGCCGATTTTTTTCCGATAATGAAATGATAACTTGCTCTAAAAAATGAAGTGAAAGATTGATATATTTAACTTCAGTGAGAAGTTGGCCTCCAACGTTCGTTTTAGCAACTCGTTCAGATCCTGCTAAATCAACGAGATGCAGTTTCGATCTTCGAATTGTAGCTGAGCCCGGTTCTCTACTTGTTATATGAATAGTGAAAATACAATGAGATCGCGTTGATGCTTGATTCATAGGAGTTTCAGCAATCATTCTATTTGTGTCacctaaaaataataaattcaaagCGTCTTCAATATTTTGAGCTGGCAACATTGATAAGTTTTTGAGGTGAATATTTTGATCAGGATCTTCCATTAAAGCCACTTTAGGCAAATCTTCTAATTTTGCAGCTTCATGTCGGGGGTCAAGTAAATCATAACCATTTTCATTATAAATTTCTAGATAAGATACTTCCGTTGAATAAATATGGTTCttatcttgttcaaatttttcaaaaagataAGATAAAGATCGGGGAATGATTCCTCTATCTGCAAATTTTTCAGCGCCCCCCGTTATTGTAAAAGTCTTTCCACTTCCTGTCTGCCCATAAGCAAATATTGTTCCATTATACCCAGCCAGTACATTATCAGCAACGTCCTTTGCTACATGTTCAAATACATCATCTTGTTTTGCCTgttgatcaaatattttttcgaatgcaaatttataattttctcttttattGTTGACAAATCCTTCCAACTGATCTCGCGGAATGACAAATTCAATTGATGATTTAGGAAGAGTCTCATCATCATCGATAGAAAATATTCCTGTTCGTGAACGAGTTGGCTTTACCCTGCAGAAGATCTTGATTGTCTGTTTCACCATTTTGTATTATAGACAGATTGTACATTTACTCCTTAAATAAAATATGAGGAAATAAAAATGTGGAAAATAATTGAGATATTCTCCACATccaacatttttaaaatctaaTAAATATATAGGCTACCAGTATGCTTTTCTTTTTTACATTCTATCATCAGTATAAAAAAGCCTAATATTGCCAGATACTTATATTTACTTGACTAAAACATTTCACTGAAAACTATACCATATATCAAAGTATATAATAGCAGAAAAGTTTAAAGTCAATCTAGCACTCAAATATTTTCTAGTTTCGTAGAAGTTGGCTATGAAATGCTCGTACTATCACATCAATGATTACTCTCCTTCAGCCAACCCTTCGAAAAAGAAATATGTGCAAGAGAATTGCTAAAACCCTCACATTCACTCTTATTATGGACAAAATCCCAATTTTTCAATACGGAGAAGAAtaacaaacgagaatattggaCAACTGCTTGCTGTCATTAGCAGTTTCCGTAAGCTCTGATAAGTAACAGTTTCCTCAACCTTGAGTCCATTCATTTGAAACGAAAACCTCCCACACATGACATTGTCTACAGTAAACCGGATCTGAGACGTCTTTTTACTCAGAATGAAGATGAAAATGACATCTTATCTTTAACGCTCGATCAAGCGCATACAGGTCACAGGTTCATGACATATTCTAAACCAATAGGGACTTATCTCTAGGCTAGAAAAAAATTTCGGCCAGTTTTGTATTCAAATTAAACAATGGAAGGTAGAATTTGAATCATATGGAATACTATTACATTGTTCTGTTGTTTTATCTGTTGAGAAACTTGTTACTCAATTCATTACTTGGCATATTAGAAAAATGAAGTTagtttttgaaattgaagacATGTTGCAGGGTTGGGAGGTAGTCACAAAATGAGTTTGAATTTTGTAAACACGTAACAACAAAGTATTAACGTCAAGAACTAGCATGTCCTTGAATATGTTTCATTTGGGTCCAATGGCTAACTCATCGACTGTGCTATTGAATTTGTTTTGAATCAGTGAATTCTGTATTACTTTTGATGTTTCAGCATACAGGCATGGAATAAattatataccggtactgtatataataaactaaatttgttcattttctggtttatttaatttaggaataaatgcTCCGCTAAGACCTTGCTCGGAGAggattttaattcaaaaaacgATCATTCAAATTGTCGCGGTGGGCAAACACGTGTATCTTCTTCTTGCATCTTTTTAACCTAAATCAAAGTAGCGTACGTTTGCTTCTCTTTCCTTCACAGCAATTAGTTCATCCCAAAAAATAGGAACTGGATGCACCGTTATTCTGGTAAATGTGAAGGTAAAATACACTTTTCCACTTATTCTTGCTTGATTCGATGCGTTGTTTACAAACGTTGCTCCTGGTTAGTATCGTTCCAGCTCATTTGTTGTCAAACCAGCCATGCATTGACGGATTTTTACTTTTTCCCTTGCTCTCCGTCTCCACCTTCTGTATACTGTCATTTTTCGTTCTCTGGGTACGCCAGTTTAGTGGAGAAGTTTGGAGCAGTTAATGCAGTTATGTTCGGTAGTACTGTTCAGTTTTCAACTTAAACTGCAATTAACTGTAATACAAAATATGCAGGATGTTtcctaaaatatattattgagaCCAAATTTCCTTTTACTATCGATAGTTtatctaaatattaaaaaaaaattatgattgaaAAATCCCAGATTCAGAGATTGGATCTGGAATACAATTTGGCAAATATAGGATAATTGGAAGAGGGCCATACGAAAGTAATTGACTTTATC contains:
- the LOC120330628 gene encoding kinesin-like protein KIF6, which encodes MVKQTIKIFCRVKPTRSRTGIFSIDDDETLPKSSIEFVIPRDQLEGFVNNKRENYKFAFEKIFDQQAKQDDVFEHVAKDVADNVLAGYNGTIFAYGQTGSGKTFTITGGAEKFADRGIIPRSLSYLFEKFEQDKNHIYSTEVSYLEIYNENGYDLLDPRHEAAKLEDLPKVALMEDPDQNIHLKNLSMLPAQNIEDALNLLFLGDTNRMIAETPMNQASTRSHCIFTIHITSREPGSATIRRSKLHLVDLAGSERVAKTNVGGQLLTEVKYINLSLHFLEQVIISLSEKNRQHIPYRNSMMTSVLRDSLGGNCMTTMIATVSVDKKNVDESISTCRFAQRVALIKNEATLNEELDPKLMILRLKKEIQSLKDELALTTGEQRSDQLTTEEIQYLDELIASYLNDTDLEATLDVGGDMRKIQYSYGRLKKYANRKGVSAIEENGDENVRPDTQSQHQSNNDEQELSPLEIKRLKEILQQRDTEINILVNMLKKERKKVLDAQAQNIPRSNTNSELQTSSGYNSSTYESDQKDSEKELINSKSHVKEPNMSAGRQEAFEIFKQNYSQNDAIMDQKERLKQRYGEAKILGMEVNNARNAINHLKADLEQRKKKRAIQMTMSSNIDDKDDSFEENEREALVRQQIEEAKLKYKNSFMKLKAMKAEIDHLHHLLDRTRVQIQRDFDVWWDQQTKRPPSGRSRPSSSSHHRLNRIEQPQNPIKTTEAWRTPPESPQRFEQNFNNRSLSNTSLSPLQRVSPIGDVGLPGYAKPSPPIGFNLPMPDSVSRQSTNQSLNNSSLSLKSQRSGFNMTQRHLKESQIPTTGDSNTDANILAFIKARESLMQKKNGQYS